Genomic segment of candidate division KSB1 bacterium:
GCTCGGAGGTATAAGCGGCAAGGCCGAATAATCCCAAGCAGGCAATGAAAATGGCCAATATTGAAAAAATACCAAACGTCTGCATGAGCCGTTCTTCACTTTGATAAAACTCTGCAAATTTTCGATCGAGGAAAAAGTATTCAAAAGGATACGCCGACTCGAATGCTTCCCACTTTTCTTTCACAAATTTGATCGTTGCAGGAATACCCTGACCGGTTATCCTTAGTGATAGATGTTCCCATCGAGGAGCGAAATAGATGACCATTGGGTCGATGGCATGATGCAGTGAGCGTGTGTGATAATCCTTAATGACGCCTATCACCGTCCCTTCGTCTAATTCGCCGCTGATATCTAACCGTTTCCCAACCGGGTTTTCCCATCCAAGACTGTTTGCGAGAGATTCATTAATAATCACTCCGTTGGTTGCGTCTGTGGAATAGTCCGGCGAGAAATAGCGCCCTGACGCCATCTCAATTCCATATGTTTCCAGGAAATCGTAATCATCTATCCGCATCGCATAAGCTATCCAATCTTCGCTTTCAGGCTTTCCTTCCGGGCGTAGGCCAAAACTCATCATTCCAATTCCGGGTACGCTGTTACTACCGGCGGCATGTGTGATATTCGGATGCTGCAACAGCTCATTTTTGAATGCCTGAAATCTATCCGAAATTCCTGCTTTGCCGATTGGTAAAACCACAATTTGTTCTTTTTGAAACCCAAGGCTCGTTTTCTGCATGAAGTCCATTTGTTGAAAGACCACTACGGTTGCGGCAATCAAGACAATAGAAATAGAAAACTGCAATATCACTAAGATCTTTCGCGGCGTAGCGCCTTTGCCATCGCCTTTCCAAACGCCCTTGAGAACTGTCACCGGCCGAAATCCTGAGAGAAGCAACGCAGGATAGCATCCGGATGTCAAGCCCACGAAAATTGTAATTCCGAGCAAACCCAAAAGTAAAAATGGATTGCGGAATATCTCGAATTGTAAATCTTTTTGAGTAAATGAATTAAAGTATGGCAGCGCCAATTCAACGAATACAATTGCCGAAAGAAGCGCCAAAAAACTCAAAAGCATCGACTCACCAAAAAACTGTTTCGCAAGTTGCCTGCGATAGGCGCCAAGTACTTTGCGCACCCCAACCTCTTTGGCCCTTTTAGTGGCGCGCGCGGTTGAAAGGTTCGTAAAATTAATGCAGGCGATCAACAGACTCAATAAGGCGATTGCGGAGAATACGTACACGTAAGTTACATTACCAAGACGAAGCCGATCGCTAAAACGGAGGTCCGACGAATGGAGATAAATTTTGGAAAATGGCTGCAGATAAAGTTGATATTGCTCGGTTTTCTCCGGCATATACTTTTGCATGAAGTCCGGCAGCTTCATTTCCAGGGCATCTTTGTTTACTCCGGGAGCCAAAAGTAAATAAGTTAAATTAACCTGGGTTATCCATCTGTTCAACCAGGCAAAACCCAAAGGTCCGGTTCCGGGGACGGTTGTTGACCAGGAGATTAAAGCGTTGTAATTCAAATGTGAGTTGCCCGGAGCTTCTTCAATAATGCCGGTTACGGTGTACTGCTCGTCGCCAAGCCCTTTCATGATCTGACCAATGGGATCGGTATCGCCAAAGAATTTGCGGGCAGTTTCTTCCGCTAAAATCAGTGAGGAAGGAGCAACCAAAGCTGTTTCTGGGTCTCCGTGCAGTAATTTAAAATCGAACACTTCAAAAAAGTTGGAATCAGCGATGACGACGTCAGAAACTTTCAAAGTCGTTTCACCATGGCTCATGAGCACGTCGCTGAACCATGGCAGCAGCCGGACACATTGCTCCACTTCCGGGTAATCGTTCACCATTGTCGGGCCCATCAAACCGGAAGTGATCGCATGCAATTCCGTGCCTCCGGTTTGAGGTGTCACAATTTTATTGAGACGATAAAGTCGATCAGCTTTTGTGTGAAATGAATCAAATGAAAGTTCATCCTGAACAAATAGTAAGATTAACACGCAGCAGGTAATCCCGATCGCGAGTCCTAAGATATTTATGAAGGAAAACCCTTTGTTTTTGAACAGATTGCGAATGGCGATTTTAAGGTAGTTTTTGAACATAACTTCTCCGAAGTGTTTGTGTGTTAATGTTTTAAAGTGTTAACGTTCAAGCAAGACAAAGCGAGTTCAGAATAAACTTTAACACCTTAACACTTAAATACTGGAAACACTTTTTATTCATACCGCAACGAATCAACCGGATTCGACAGTGCCGCTTTGACAGCCTGATAACCGATGGTAAGCCAGGTGATCCCCAGGATCAGAAGTCCGCAAACTAAAAATGTCAACGGTCCAATATCGATGTGATAGGCGAACTGCCTCAACCAGGCGTCCATGGCAAAATAGGCGAGTACACCGCCGATTACAAAAGCAATGAGAATCAATTTGACGAATTCGCTGGAGAGCATCAAAATAATGTTTTTCAAAGAAGCGCCAAGGACTTTGCGAACACCGATTTCTTTAGTTCGCTGTTCGGCGGTAAAAGAAGCCAAAGCCAGCAAACCAAGCGCTGCAATGAAAATGGTCAGAAACGTGAACTTGAGAAGCAGGCTGCCGATAATTCTTTCCATCGTGTAATCGCGTTCGAGATCAATGTCCAGAAAGTAATGATTCGCTGGATTGTTTGGATCGTAAACTTTCCATTGTTCCTTCAGGAACTCGTAGGTTTCAGCCATGTTCGTCGGCTCAACTTTCATCAGATAGCGGAATAAATACTTGGGTGAATAGTGAATCATCAAGGGCTCGACCGGTTCATGTAAGCTTTCAAAATGAAAATCTTTTGTTACTCCGATCACGGTTCGTGACTTGCTGCCCACCTCAGCATCCATCCATTGGATCGTTTTGCCGATTGGATCATCCCAGCC
This window contains:
- a CDS encoding ABC transporter permease, which encodes MFKNYLKIAIRNLFKNKGFSFINILGLAIGITCCVLILLFVQDELSFDSFHTKADRLYRLNKIVTPQTGGTELHAITSGLMGPTMVNDYPEVEQCVRLLPWFSDVLMSHGETTLKVSDVVIADSNFFEVFDFKLLHGDPETALVAPSSLILAEETARKFFGDTDPIGQIMKGLGDEQYTVTGIIEEAPGNSHLNYNALISWSTTVPGTGPLGFAWLNRWITQVNLTYLLLAPGVNKDALEMKLPDFMQKYMPEKTEQYQLYLQPFSKIYLHSSDLRFSDRLRLGNVTYVYVFSAIALLSLLIACINFTNLSTARATKRAKEVGVRKVLGAYRRQLAKQFFGESMLLSFLALLSAIVFVELALPYFNSFTQKDLQFEIFRNPFLLLGLLGITIFVGLTSGCYPALLLSGFRPVTVLKGVWKGDGKGATPRKILVILQFSISIVLIAATVVVFQQMDFMQKTSLGFQKEQIVVLPIGKAGISDRFQAFKNELLQHPNITHAAGSNSVPGIGMMSFGLRPEGKPESEDWIAYAMRIDDYDFLETYGIEMASGRYFSPDYSTDATNGVIINESLANSLGWENPVGKRLDISGELDEGTVIGVIKDYHTRSLHHAIDPMVIYFAPRWEHLSLRITGQGIPATIKFVKEKWEAFESAYPFEYFFLDRKFAEFYQSEERLMQTFGIFSILAIFIACLGLFGLAAYTSEQRTKEIGIRKVLGASIANMVFLISKDFAKLVVIAFVVAAPIAFILMNRWLQDFSYRTSLGADVFIFAGILAFAIACLTVSYQAIKTALLNPVDSLRYE